From the genome of Alosa alosa isolate M-15738 ecotype Scorff River chromosome 20, AALO_Geno_1.1, whole genome shotgun sequence, one region includes:
- the seh1l gene encoding nucleoporin SEH1 isoform X2 — MFVARSIAADHKDLIHDVSYDFHGRRMATCSSDQSVKVWDKSDDGEWHCTASWKTHSGSVWRVTWAHPEFGQVLASCSFDRTAAVWEEIVGESNDKQRGLSHWIKRTTLVDSRTSVTDVKFAPKHMGLMLTTCSADGVVRIYEAPDVMNLSQWSLQHEISCKLSCSCISWNPSSSRAHPPMFAVGSDDNVTYTGKVQIFEYNENTRKYAKAETLMTVTDPVHDVAFAPNLGRSFHVLAIATKDVRIFKLVPMRRETATTSGPTKFEVQVMAQFDNHNSQVWRVSWNITSTLLASSGDDGCVRLWKANYMDNWKCTGILRGDGTPVNGTSGQAGAANVIGASGTLASQAAVGGAASAGRPKAQLMPG; from the exons ATGTTTGTTGCTCGAAGTATTGCTGCAGACCATAAGGATCTCATACATGATGTATCCTATGACTTCCATGGTCGGCGAATGGCGACTTGTTCCAGTGACCAAAGTGTCAAG GTGTGGGACAAAAGTGACGATGGAGAGTGGCATTGCACTGCTAGCTGGAAG acCCACAGCGGGTCAGTGTGGCGGGTGACCTGGGCCCACCCGGAGTTTGGCCAGGTGTTGGCATCCTGCTCCTTTGATCGGACTGCGGCTGTGTGGGAGGAGATTGTGGGAGAGTCCAATGACAAACAGCGGGGCCTCAGCCACTGG ATTAAAAGAACCACATTGGTGGACAGTCGTACATCCGTGACCGATGTAAAGTTTGCGCCCAAGCACATGGGCCTGATGCTGACCACCTGCTCGGCCGATGGGGTGGTGCGCATTTATGAGGCGCCAGATGTCATGAACCTTAGCCAGTGGTCCCTGCAGCATGAGATCTCCTGCAAGCTCAGCTGCTCCTGCATCTCTTGGAACCCCTCCAg TTCCCGGGCCCACCCCCCTATGTTTGCTGTCGGCAGTGATGACAATGTCACCTACACTGGGAAGGTTCAGATCTTCGAATACAACGAGAACACAAG AAAGTACGCAAAGGCTGAGACTCTGATGACTGTCACTGACCCAGTGCATGATGTCGCCTTTGCCCCCAATCTGGGCCGCTCCTTCCACGTCCTcgccatagcaaccaaagacGTACGAATCTTCAAGCTTGTCCCAATGCG GAGGGAGACAGCCACCACGTCAGGCCCCACCAAGTTCGAGGTGCAGGTCATGGCCCAGTTCGACAACCACAACTCACAGGTGTGGCGAGTGAGCTGGAACATCACCAGCACGCTGCTGGCTTCATCCGGAGACGACGGCTGCGTCCGGCTTTggaaag CAAATTACATGGATAACTGGAAGTGCACAGGGATCTTGAGGGGTGATGGCACCCCAGTTAATGGGACTTCTGGTCAAGCAGGGGCGGCCAATGTCATAGGGGCCTCTGGGACACTGGCGTCCCAGGCGGCGGTCGGCGGGGCGGCGTCTGCCGGGAG ACCGAAGGCTCAGCTGATGCCAGGCTAA
- the seh1l gene encoding nucleoporin SEH1 isoform X1, protein MFVARSIAADHKDLIHDVSYDFHGRRMATCSSDQSVKVWDKSDDGEWHCTASWKTHSGSVWRVTWAHPEFGQVLASCSFDRTAAVWEEIVGESNDKQRGLSHWIKRTTLVDSRTSVTDVKFAPKHMGLMLTTCSADGVVRIYEAPDVMNLSQWSLQHEISCKLSCSCISWNPSSSRAHPPMFAVGSDDNVTYTGKVQIFEYNENTRKYAKAETLMTVTDPVHDVAFAPNLGRSFHVLAIATKDVRIFKLVPMRRETATTSGPTKFEVQVMAQFDNHNSQVWRVSWNITSTLLASSGDDGCVRLWKANYMDNWKCTGILRGDGTPVNGTSGQAGAANVIGASGTLASQAAVGGAASAGRYFFPHLDPPRTGSRLGHLLPPLTHRADV, encoded by the exons ATGTTTGTTGCTCGAAGTATTGCTGCAGACCATAAGGATCTCATACATGATGTATCCTATGACTTCCATGGTCGGCGAATGGCGACTTGTTCCAGTGACCAAAGTGTCAAG GTGTGGGACAAAAGTGACGATGGAGAGTGGCATTGCACTGCTAGCTGGAAG acCCACAGCGGGTCAGTGTGGCGGGTGACCTGGGCCCACCCGGAGTTTGGCCAGGTGTTGGCATCCTGCTCCTTTGATCGGACTGCGGCTGTGTGGGAGGAGATTGTGGGAGAGTCCAATGACAAACAGCGGGGCCTCAGCCACTGG ATTAAAAGAACCACATTGGTGGACAGTCGTACATCCGTGACCGATGTAAAGTTTGCGCCCAAGCACATGGGCCTGATGCTGACCACCTGCTCGGCCGATGGGGTGGTGCGCATTTATGAGGCGCCAGATGTCATGAACCTTAGCCAGTGGTCCCTGCAGCATGAGATCTCCTGCAAGCTCAGCTGCTCCTGCATCTCTTGGAACCCCTCCAg TTCCCGGGCCCACCCCCCTATGTTTGCTGTCGGCAGTGATGACAATGTCACCTACACTGGGAAGGTTCAGATCTTCGAATACAACGAGAACACAAG AAAGTACGCAAAGGCTGAGACTCTGATGACTGTCACTGACCCAGTGCATGATGTCGCCTTTGCCCCCAATCTGGGCCGCTCCTTCCACGTCCTcgccatagcaaccaaagacGTACGAATCTTCAAGCTTGTCCCAATGCG GAGGGAGACAGCCACCACGTCAGGCCCCACCAAGTTCGAGGTGCAGGTCATGGCCCAGTTCGACAACCACAACTCACAGGTGTGGCGAGTGAGCTGGAACATCACCAGCACGCTGCTGGCTTCATCCGGAGACGACGGCTGCGTCCGGCTTTggaaag CAAATTACATGGATAACTGGAAGTGCACAGGGATCTTGAGGGGTGATGGCACCCCAGTTAATGGGACTTCTGGTCAAGCAGGGGCGGCCAATGTCATAGGGGCCTCTGGGACACTGGCGTCCCAGGCGGCGGTCGGCGGGGCGGCGTCTGCCGGGAG ATATTTCTTCCCCCACCTGGACCCCCCTAGGACAGGCTCCAGGCTTGgccacctcctccccccactCACTCATCGAGCAGACGTGTGA